The window AGGGAGGGCGTTCATGAAGATTGTCATTTCCAGAGAAGAACTAAAACGGGCAATCAATATTGTTAAAGGCATTATTTCGTCGAAGGTTTCATTTCCAATCCTGTCCAACGTATTAATGGAAGCGGAAAACAACCTCCTTAAATTCAGTGCAACTGATTTACGAATGAGCATCGAATACACAGTGGACTGCAATGTGGAAGTTGCCGGCGCCCTGACTCTTTCCGGTCAGCGTCTGTCCCTATTATTAAATGAATTGCCTGATGCCGATGTTACACTTGAATTATTGGAGAATGGCATCGTCGAATTGCGTTGCGGCGGTGTAGAAACCAAACTTTTCAGTATGTACGCTGAAGAATTTCCGCCCATCAACAAATTCGATGATGTTGAGCCTATCATGCTGAGGCAGGCACAACTAAAGAAACAGTTTCAGAAGACCTCCTTCGCTATTTCTACCGATCAATCCAGACATAACCTTACCGGCTTGCTCTTGGAAGCACGGCAAGGTGAATTACGAGCTGTTGCTACCGACAGCCGCCGCCTGAGCCTTGCTGTAAGCACGGAAACCTTGAGTACCGACCAAGAGATTAAAGTGATTATCCCGTCAAAGATGGTTCATGAACTGCAAACGCTGCTCAGTGATGATCCTGAGAAGATGGTCGATGTTTTCCTTGCCCAGAGCCAAGCCTGCTTCAAGTTCGATAATATCTGTATTATTACGGCCCTTATCGAAGGCGGTTTTCCAAATTATGACGCTGTTATCCCCAAATCCATG of the Candidatus Hydrogenedentota bacterium genome contains:
- the dnaN gene encoding DNA polymerase III subunit beta — translated: MKIVISREELKRAINIVKGIISSKVSFPILSNVLMEAENNLLKFSATDLRMSIEYTVDCNVEVAGALTLSGQRLSLLLNELPDADVTLELLENGIVELRCGGVETKLFSMYAEEFPPINKFDDVEPIMLRQAQLKKQFQKTSFAISTDQSRHNLTGLLLEARQGELRAVATDSRRLSLAVSTETLSTDQEIKVIIPSKMVHELQTLLSDDPEKMVDVFLAQSQACFKFDNICIITALIEGGFPNYDAVIPKSMENEIILELSPFIQLVRRATAMTNDRFKNARFTFEPGLIQVYVKTPEVGEYEEELAAEYSGNSFSISFNPFFLLDVLRFIETERVCMLMKDGGSPALIKPFTEAPVDTYVNVIMPIRN